In a single window of the Veillonella sp. genome:
- a CDS encoding metallophosphoesterase — MKVFAIGDLHLSGSPPTKPMDIFGPHWDNHWSRIKEDWNARVTDEDIVFLVGDMSWALRLDEAACDLQEIASMPGKKYMIRGNHDYWWASANKMRNLMGDAITFLQGHGTAQLIQTEEGPHIIAFGGTRAYLCPGDSHFTPETDQSIYDRELIRTEAALQEMDKAVETLIESFKSEINVDTTDSDKSNPLTIDIDKIPVTKILLLHYPPFNESNTTSGFTDLMETYNVDTCIFGHLHDQISFKRIPKEFGSTKLELVSADYLDFKLKEIM, encoded by the coding sequence ATGAAAGTATTTGCCATCGGCGACCTCCATCTATCTGGCAGCCCTCCGACGAAGCCGATGGATATTTTTGGTCCCCATTGGGATAATCACTGGAGCCGCATCAAAGAAGATTGGAACGCCCGTGTAACAGACGAAGATATAGTCTTTCTCGTAGGTGACATGAGTTGGGCCCTTCGCCTCGATGAGGCAGCTTGTGACTTACAAGAAATTGCATCCATGCCGGGAAAGAAATATATGATCCGCGGTAACCACGATTACTGGTGGGCCTCGGCCAACAAGATGCGAAACCTCATGGGCGATGCTATCACCTTCTTACAAGGTCATGGTACAGCACAGCTTATTCAAACAGAAGAAGGTCCACACATTATTGCCTTTGGTGGCACACGCGCTTACCTCTGCCCTGGAGACTCCCATTTCACTCCTGAAACAGACCAATCCATTTACGATAGAGAACTGATTCGCACCGAAGCAGCACTACAAGAAATGGATAAAGCTGTAGAAACACTAATAGAATCATTCAAATCAGAAATAAACGTAGATACTACAGACTCTGATAAAAGCAATCCACTAACTATAGATATAGACAAGATACCAGTAACAAAAATCTTATTGTTACACTATCCTCCATTCAATGAGTCCAACACCACTTCAGGCTTTACGGATCTCATGGAGACATACAATGTAGATACATGTATCTTTGGACATTTACACGATCAAATATCCTTTAAACGTATTCCAAAGGAGTTTGGTTCCACAAAATTAGAGCTAGTATCTGCAGACTATCTAGACTTTAAACTAAAAGAAATTATGTAA
- a CDS encoding DUF4931 domain-containing protein, producing the protein MNKPLRFNIALGRTKPVNIRNEEVRCPFCDRAKLTDILDTSGHIIWLMNKYPVLDKTWPTVIIETETDEGEFSTLPADEAARILQFGLDKWRETRQRKEFKSVLFFKNHGYMSGGSIRHPHSQIIGLEDYDYHEDITAQNMEGWLLHEDQDVRITLSTQPIIGFFEYNIRFKPDAPVRSVALRLQQVLRYVLRSIANYSHSYNYFVYNLEDGYDYIKVVARYVTTPLYVGYKIPQTCDEERAAKIIQDIAPYFHASK; encoded by the coding sequence ATGAATAAACCACTACGATTTAACATCGCACTAGGGCGCACTAAGCCTGTTAATATTCGCAACGAAGAAGTGCGCTGCCCCTTCTGTGATCGTGCAAAATTAACGGATATCCTAGATACATCGGGTCATATCATATGGCTCATGAACAAATATCCTGTACTAGATAAAACATGGCCCACGGTTATTATCGAAACCGAAACGGACGAAGGCGAATTTTCCACCTTGCCGGCTGACGAAGCAGCTCGTATTCTCCAATTTGGCCTTGATAAATGGCGCGAAACACGACAACGAAAAGAATTCAAATCCGTATTATTCTTTAAAAACCATGGTTATATGTCCGGTGGTTCCATTCGTCATCCTCACAGCCAAATCATAGGCCTTGAAGATTACGATTATCACGAAGATATTACAGCTCAAAATATGGAAGGCTGGCTCTTACACGAGGATCAAGATGTGCGCATCACCTTGTCTACACAGCCCATCATTGGCTTCTTTGAGTACAACATACGCTTTAAACCAGATGCACCGGTGCGCTCCGTAGCATTGCGTTTACAACAGGTATTACGCTATGTATTGCGCAGCATCGCCAACTATAGCCATTCCTATAACTATTTTGTATATAATCTTGAGGACGGCTACGACTATATCAAGGTTGTGGCCCGTTATGTAACAACACCACTCTATGTGGGCTACAAAATTCCTCAAACTTGCGACGAAGAGCGGGCTGCAAAAATCATCCAAGACATTGCACCGTACTTCCACGCCTCTAAATAG
- the mutY gene encoding A/G-specific adenine glycosylase: protein MTDKKSPKWVPQLLAWYDVNKRDLPWRDCGDPYKVWVSEVMSQQTRIEAMKPYYDNWMRLFPTLEDLAKSSEDEVVHAWQGLGYYSRARNLRLGVKDVVENYGGVVPHDRKTMESLKGVGSYTAGAVLSMAYNEPEVAVDGNVLRIYARLYRIFDDILSTKGKKAITAIVEETLPHDRPGDFNQALMDFGSAVCIPKTPRCGECPIVNMCEAYQHKDTDKLPVRIKKTKVVEVPLFVGILQYEDYYLLHKRPNRGLLRSMWEFPSVEMVSAFEVGEQSLEALVRDLGFELSLQPVLVKEITHIFSHRKWFMKAFCGDLMYVGDAKNITIGAIQKQLPKDWMLIKRDEFAEYAWAGPHGKLTEIAK, encoded by the coding sequence ATGACTGATAAAAAGAGTCCCAAGTGGGTGCCACAGCTATTAGCGTGGTATGATGTGAATAAGCGGGATTTACCGTGGCGTGATTGTGGGGATCCTTATAAGGTTTGGGTTTCTGAGGTGATGAGCCAACAGACCCGCATTGAGGCGATGAAGCCCTATTATGATAACTGGATGCGTCTATTTCCAACCTTAGAAGATTTGGCAAAGTCCAGTGAAGATGAGGTCGTTCACGCTTGGCAAGGGCTTGGCTATTATAGCCGAGCTCGTAACTTGCGTCTTGGTGTAAAGGATGTCGTAGAAAACTACGGTGGTGTTGTACCTCATGACCGCAAGACTATGGAGTCCTTGAAGGGTGTAGGTTCTTATACGGCTGGGGCTGTACTATCTATGGCGTACAACGAACCAGAAGTGGCTGTAGACGGCAATGTACTGCGCATTTATGCTCGTTTGTATCGCATCTTTGACGATATTTTGAGCACGAAAGGCAAGAAGGCCATAACCGCTATCGTAGAGGAAACATTGCCTCATGACCGACCTGGCGACTTTAACCAAGCCTTGATGGACTTTGGTTCTGCTGTGTGCATTCCAAAAACTCCACGCTGCGGAGAATGTCCTATTGTAAATATGTGCGAAGCATACCAACATAAGGATACGGACAAATTACCTGTACGCATCAAGAAAACAAAGGTCGTAGAGGTGCCTCTATTTGTAGGTATCTTGCAATATGAAGACTATTATCTATTGCACAAACGTCCTAACCGTGGATTGTTACGGTCCATGTGGGAATTCCCATCTGTGGAAATGGTATCTGCCTTTGAGGTCGGAGAACAAAGCCTTGAGGCGTTAGTTAGGGATCTAGGTTTTGAATTATCCTTGCAACCAGTATTAGTAAAAGAGATAACACATATTTTCTCTCATCGAAAATGGTTCATGAAAGCATTTTGTGGCGATTTAATGTACGTAGGAGATGCTAAGAATATAACGATCGGAGCTATCCAAAAGCAGTTGCCAAAGGATTGGATGCTCATCAAGCGCGATGAGTTCGCCGAGTATGCTTGGGCAGGTCCTCATGGTAAATTGACGGAGATTGCAAAATAA
- a CDS encoding OPT family oligopeptide transporter codes for MKHDFMSHDLHLPELTLRGMLLGALITVIFTASNVYLGLKVGLTFSSSIPAAIISMAILRFFKDSNVLENNMVQTQASAAGTLSAIIFILPGLLMLGYWNGFPFWQTFLLCACGGSLGVLFTIPLRRAMVVNSDLPYPEGRAAAEILKVGSHNAGEGSQSSSGMGDIVSGGLVAGLISLCANGFKVLGDSMSFWLPVGSKGITQIPLGFSTALLGAGYLIGIASGIAILVGVLIAWAGFVPYLTNMLAPDGGATAKFAMAVWKSKVRFIGAGAIGIAAIWTLITLIKPIIEGMKISVKSMNSSSSERALHRMDTDMSTKSVIIVFGIILLGLVLTFWDFVSAVPISAGLMWTLVIVGVLVALLIGFFVAAACGYMAGLIGTSASPISGIGILATIISSLVVYFIASENNLFATEAGVQFATAMAIFMTSVVIAIASISNDNLQDLKTGQLVGATPWRQQIALLLGSVAGAVAIAPVLNLLYQAYGFTGALPRAEMDPNAALSAPQATLMTTIAQGIFSSSMDWDYILIGVCVGVVAIIVNLILKSTTASLTLPPLAVGMGIYLPPTLEVPLILGSFISYFVGRYLVARAKMRAGELAEYDVEQSNRRGVLFASGLIVGESLIGVIIAVIIVLSVTTGGGESPLELVGPDFESTAQWLGLLAFIFSGLYLVRRVVTHKFNKEEALAMKAEQEQQ; via the coding sequence ATGAAACATGACTTTATGAGCCATGACCTTCATCTGCCGGAACTGACACTACGTGGGATGCTACTTGGTGCATTGATTACTGTAATTTTTACAGCATCTAACGTATATCTCGGTTTGAAGGTTGGTTTGACATTCTCGTCATCCATTCCGGCAGCCATTATTTCAATGGCAATTTTACGTTTCTTCAAGGATTCTAACGTTCTTGAAAACAACATGGTACAAACACAGGCTTCTGCAGCCGGTACTTTGTCCGCAATTATCTTTATCTTGCCAGGTCTATTAATGCTTGGTTATTGGAATGGCTTCCCATTCTGGCAAACATTCTTGCTCTGCGCATGCGGTGGTTCCCTTGGTGTGTTATTCACTATCCCATTGCGTCGTGCCATGGTAGTAAATAGTGATCTACCATATCCAGAAGGACGTGCAGCAGCAGAAATTTTGAAAGTTGGCTCTCACAATGCTGGCGAGGGATCTCAATCTAGCTCCGGTATGGGTGACATCGTATCCGGTGGTTTGGTAGCTGGTCTTATCAGTCTTTGTGCGAACGGCTTCAAAGTGCTTGGTGATAGCATGAGCTTCTGGCTTCCTGTAGGTAGCAAGGGTATTACTCAAATTCCGTTGGGCTTCTCTACAGCGTTGTTAGGTGCTGGTTACCTTATCGGTATCGCTTCTGGTATCGCTATCCTCGTTGGTGTACTCATAGCTTGGGCTGGCTTTGTACCTTACTTAACTAATATGCTTGCTCCAGACGGCGGTGCTACAGCTAAATTTGCAATGGCTGTTTGGAAATCTAAAGTTCGTTTTATTGGTGCTGGTGCTATTGGTATCGCAGCGATTTGGACTTTGATTACATTGATCAAACCTATTATCGAAGGTATGAAAATTTCTGTTAAATCCATGAACAGCAGTTCTAGTGAACGTGCGTTGCATCGTATGGATACAGATATGAGCACAAAATCTGTTATCATCGTGTTCGGTATCATCCTTTTAGGTTTAGTTCTTACATTCTGGGACTTCGTATCTGCAGTACCTATTAGCGCAGGCTTAATGTGGACACTTGTTATCGTAGGTGTTCTCGTAGCATTGCTAATCGGCTTCTTCGTAGCTGCTGCATGTGGTTACATGGCAGGCCTTATCGGTACATCTGCATCTCCAATCTCCGGTATTGGTATCTTGGCGACTATTATTTCTTCCTTAGTGGTGTACTTCATCGCTTCTGAAAATAACTTGTTCGCTACAGAAGCAGGCGTACAATTCGCTACAGCTATGGCTATCTTCATGACATCCGTAGTTATCGCCATTGCATCTATTTCTAACGATAACTTGCAAGACTTGAAAACAGGTCAACTCGTTGGTGCTACACCTTGGCGTCAACAAATTGCGTTGTTACTTGGCTCTGTAGCTGGTGCAGTTGCAATTGCTCCTGTTCTTAACTTGCTTTACCAAGCATATGGCTTCACAGGTGCGTTACCACGTGCTGAAATGGACCCTAATGCTGCATTATCCGCTCCACAAGCAACTTTGATGACTACAATTGCTCAAGGTATCTTCAGTTCCAGCATGGATTGGGATTACATCTTGATTGGCGTTTGTGTTGGCGTAGTAGCAATCATCGTTAACTTGATTCTTAAGAGCACAACAGCTTCTTTAACATTGCCTCCATTGGCAGTTGGCATGGGTATCTACTTACCTCCAACATTGGAAGTGCCACTCATCTTAGGTTCTTTCATTAGCTATTTCGTAGGCCGTTACCTAGTAGCTCGTGCTAAAATGCGTGCTGGCGAACTCGCTGAGTACGATGTTGAACAATCTAACCGCCGTGGCGTTCTCTTCGCTTCTGGTTTGATTGTTGGTGAAAGCTTGATTGGTGTAATCATAGCTGTTATTATTGTATTGTCCGTTACAACTGGTGGTGGTGAATCTCCACTTGAATTAGTAGGCCCTGATTTTGAAAGCACAGCACAATGGTTAGGATTGCTTGCATTCATCTTCTCTGGTTTATACCTTGTTCGTCGTGTTGTAACTCACAAATTCAATAAAGAAGAAGCTTTAGCAATGAAAGCTGAGCAAGAACAACAATAA
- a CDS encoding class II fumarate hydratase, with protein METRIEYDSMGPVEVDARRIYGPQTQRSFNNFKIGNHRIPIEQIKALALVKKACALTNAKCGAVTEEKAKLIAQVVDEIVDGKWDDEFPLTVFQTGSGTQTNMNVNEVIAHRAKQLDESNPLHPNDDVNRGQSTNDTFPTAMHICAYFEITKRVIPALDGLIQSFEKLQEKGKGLQKVGRTHLQDATFIMVDQEISAFVDGLKTAKTMLLQNADYLLDVALGGTAVGTGVNTPKGYLDVMETVLPEVTGAPFRVKNNKFQGLALKDAFMMAHGALNTLATTLFKIANDVRFLGSGPRCGYGEWHLPENEPGSSIMPGKVNPTQCEALTMVCAQVFGHNTTMTLCAGSGAFQLNVYMPIMIYDFVESCRLLADAMNSFTTHCIDGVEFVPEKLNFFVEQSLMIATSLTPYIGYDKSAKVVKEAYKRGCSIKEIILEEKLMTEDEFAEAVRMK; from the coding sequence ATGGAAACAAGAATTGAATATGATTCAATGGGACCAGTCGAAGTCGACGCTAGACGAATTTACGGACCTCAAACGCAACGCTCGTTCAATAACTTTAAGATCGGTAACCACCGCATCCCTATTGAACAAATCAAAGCGCTTGCGCTTGTAAAAAAAGCATGTGCTTTAACCAATGCAAAATGTGGCGCAGTAACTGAGGAAAAAGCGAAACTCATCGCTCAAGTAGTAGATGAGATCGTAGATGGCAAATGGGATGATGAATTCCCATTAACAGTATTCCAAACAGGTTCTGGCACACAAACTAACATGAATGTGAACGAGGTAATCGCTCACCGGGCTAAACAGTTAGATGAAAGCAACCCGCTCCATCCTAACGACGATGTAAACCGCGGCCAAAGTACAAACGATACATTCCCTACGGCAATGCATATCTGTGCGTACTTTGAAATTACAAAACGCGTAATACCTGCATTGGACGGCCTTATCCAATCCTTCGAGAAATTGCAAGAAAAAGGCAAAGGCTTGCAAAAAGTTGGTCGTACACACCTACAAGATGCTACTTTCATCATGGTGGACCAAGAAATCAGTGCCTTTGTGGACGGCTTAAAAACTGCAAAAACTATGCTCCTTCAAAACGCTGACTACCTACTCGACGTAGCCCTTGGCGGCACTGCGGTCGGCACAGGTGTAAACACGCCTAAAGGCTATCTAGACGTTATGGAAACTGTATTGCCAGAGGTAACAGGTGCTCCATTCCGCGTGAAAAACAACAAATTCCAAGGACTCGCTCTTAAAGATGCGTTCATGATGGCTCACGGTGCACTTAACACATTGGCTACAACACTGTTCAAAATCGCTAACGACGTTCGCTTCTTAGGCTCTGGCCCTCGTTGCGGTTACGGCGAATGGCATCTACCTGAAAACGAACCGGGCTCCTCCATCATGCCAGGCAAGGTAAATCCTACACAATGTGAAGCCTTAACCATGGTATGCGCCCAAGTATTTGGTCATAATACAACTATGACACTCTGTGCAGGCAGCGGTGCGTTCCAATTGAACGTGTACATGCCTATCATGATCTATGATTTTGTTGAAAGCTGTCGCCTCCTCGCAGACGCTATGAACTCTTTCACAACACACTGCATCGACGGCGTAGAATTTGTGCCTGAAAAACTCAACTTCTTCGTAGAACAATCCCTCATGATTGCTACATCCTTAACACCATACATCGGCTACGACAAGAGTGCTAAGGTTGTAAAAGAAGCGTACAAACGCGGTTGCTCTATCAAAGAAATCATCTTGGAAGAAAAACTTATGACTGAAGACGAATTTGCTGAAGCAGTTCGCATGAAATAA
- a CDS encoding DUF4163 domain-containing protein yields MKLKQSVLIMMAAALPVVSFAASEIPVTKDTATVQADTNKVNRNDLTYRISSTATPEQNRALRSVATKVDRNAVEVVAPNADRYMDRKEVAVSPVESTTDHLDLVFPTVKSVSPTVEKAINNTIKKYVAKVQNDVEKLNAKEADKTNVVMYYDVKTDKNGIFSVLIHTYTMRDRDANGVNYVKGFTFNTTTGRQLSLYDLGGLNKKELVNAIDNNQDVKNQLGGEVNIDKMPTEFYTTDDYSVVMVLQQDVDTIHSAGTVYVPVGNLRDRQNDVTKK; encoded by the coding sequence ATGAAATTAAAACAGTCTGTACTCATCATGATGGCTGCTGCGTTGCCAGTGGTATCCTTCGCAGCAAGCGAAATTCCTGTAACTAAAGACACTGCAACAGTGCAAGCTGATACGAATAAAGTAAATCGCAATGATTTAACATACCGTATCTCTAGCACTGCTACACCAGAGCAAAACCGTGCGTTACGCTCTGTAGCAACTAAGGTTGATCGCAATGCAGTAGAAGTAGTAGCACCAAATGCGGACCGCTATATGGATCGTAAAGAGGTGGCTGTATCTCCAGTGGAATCCACTACAGATCACCTTGATCTAGTGTTCCCAACAGTTAAATCTGTTAGCCCAACTGTAGAAAAAGCAATCAATAACACTATCAAAAAATACGTTGCTAAAGTACAAAACGACGTAGAAAAATTGAATGCCAAAGAAGCTGATAAAACAAATGTAGTAATGTACTACGATGTTAAAACAGATAAAAACGGTATTTTCAGTGTATTGATTCATACGTATACAATGCGTGACCGTGATGCGAATGGCGTCAACTATGTAAAAGGCTTCACATTCAACACTACAACAGGTCGTCAATTATCCTTGTATGACCTTGGTGGTCTTAATAAAAAAGAATTAGTGAATGCTATCGACAATAATCAAGATGTGAAAAATCAATTAGGCGGCGAAGTAAATATCGATAAAATGCCTACTGAATTCTACACAACTGATGATTATTCCGTTGTAATGGTTTTACAACAAGACGTGGATACAATCCACAGTGCAGGTACCGTATATGTACCAGTTGGTAACTTACGTGACCGCCAAAATGATGTAACAAAAAAATAA
- a CDS encoding molybdopterin-binding protein gives MKSIRTQDAVGHALIHDLVRIVIGEVKDTPFRRGHVITEEDIPKLLDLGKEHIFVMEPEDEGFLHEEDVARALYNMAGGENMHDGPMAQGKIEAIADLDGLFKVDVDRLHAINSIGELTIVTRFNNTPVKADDKLAGMRCIPLLLEEQQVEDAKKIANGKPLLNVKPFVRKTMGIVTTGSEVFEDRIKDAFTPIIEERCAEFGVKKVAHEIVTDNTDDIVAAIDKVKQAGADIIFCTGGMSVDPDDLTPGAIKRYADRVVTYGLPVLPGSMVCIAYCADGTPILGVPGGVLFSKPTAFDEILPRLVADDEITKEDCIRMGHGGFLG, from the coding sequence ATGAAATCCATTAGAACACAAGATGCTGTAGGGCATGCATTAATACATGATTTAGTACGTATTGTTATCGGCGAGGTGAAAGATACGCCGTTCCGCCGTGGGCATGTGATTACGGAAGAGGATATTCCAAAATTATTAGACCTTGGTAAAGAGCATATCTTTGTAATGGAACCTGAAGATGAAGGGTTCTTGCACGAAGAGGATGTGGCACGTGCTTTGTACAATATGGCAGGTGGCGAGAACATGCATGATGGCCCTATGGCGCAAGGCAAAATCGAAGCCATTGCAGACTTAGATGGCCTCTTTAAAGTTGATGTAGATCGCTTACATGCTATTAATAGCATTGGCGAGCTTACCATAGTAACGAGATTTAATAATACACCTGTAAAAGCAGACGATAAATTGGCAGGCATGCGTTGTATTCCATTGTTATTAGAGGAACAACAAGTAGAGGATGCGAAAAAAATCGCTAATGGCAAGCCTTTACTCAATGTAAAACCATTCGTACGCAAAACAATGGGCATCGTTACTACAGGCTCCGAAGTATTTGAAGACCGTATTAAAGATGCTTTCACACCAATCATTGAAGAACGTTGTGCTGAATTTGGTGTAAAAAAAGTAGCTCATGAAATTGTAACGGATAATACAGACGATATCGTGGCGGCTATCGACAAGGTAAAACAAGCTGGCGCTGATATTATTTTCTGTACTGGCGGCATGAGCGTTGATCCTGACGATTTAACACCAGGGGCCATTAAACGCTATGCAGATCGCGTAGTGACTTATGGTTTGCCTGTATTGCCAGGCTCCATGGTTTGTATTGCATACTGCGCAGATGGTACGCCAATCCTCGGCGTTCCAGGCGGTGTGTTATTCAGCAAACCGACTGCCTTTGATGAAATCTTGCCACGTCTCGTTGCAGATGATGAAATCACAAAAGAAGATTGCATCCGTATGGGCCATGGTGGCTTTTTAGGATAA
- a CDS encoding helix-turn-helix domain-containing protein: protein MKSASTPLTELRINTYEDPLLQHQYVCLGHKIANIRISLNMSQYKLARQVGISRSYLSKLECGTGISGMSLEILFKIAEAFQIDVGQLVRLRIVDYKSCNAHLTSHYKRLEFLSHTRNNTPAKADSKLS from the coding sequence ATGAAATCTGCATCGACACCGTTAACTGAGCTACGAATCAATACCTATGAAGATCCTCTTTTACAACATCAATATGTGTGTTTAGGTCATAAAATTGCCAATATCCGCATATCATTAAATATGTCCCAATATAAGCTAGCACGCCAAGTTGGTATTAGCCGCAGTTATTTGAGCAAACTAGAATGCGGTACAGGCATATCCGGCATGTCTTTAGAGATCCTATTTAAAATCGCTGAAGCATTCCAAATTGACGTAGGCCAACTCGTAAGGCTGCGCATCGTAGATTATAAAAGCTGTAATGCACATCTTACATCACACTATAAACGATTAGAATTCCTAAGCCATACACGTAACAATACGCCAGCAAAAGCTGATTCAAAGCTAAGCTAA
- a CDS encoding metallophosphoesterase: protein MRILFNIIFSAILVIGLVGFWALFLNLWKPKKKWPAWVGYIIIIGAWFAAIRYYILNQVDLYGTMYYPLMNMFRTESYGFLFGLFLAIPVFIVLSLLYWAVNKIWSKTPEENRTGRRAFFRTAATVVPLATIGGSSYAAYVGQHEIEVTHESFGYTNLPPGLKDYKIVQLSDIHVGPSIDLDGLDEILKLALVEKPNRVVITGDLIDKIAWLPQVCERLTTFAKQIPDGVDFILGNHEYHHDVNKVLDELKHNTPMNILVNSNIQIMGGKQPVYIAGVAYDNDREKEKREAMIDKALSGIPDYAFVILLAHHPEFFEEAIERKIPLTLSGHTHGGQIVFMGMPLVPTGTPYTKGRYVEEQSVCYVNNGSGHWFPIRINCPREITVITFFDGVA, encoded by the coding sequence ATGAGAATTCTATTTAATATCATTTTTTCTGCTATCCTCGTAATAGGATTGGTAGGATTTTGGGCTCTATTCCTCAACTTGTGGAAGCCTAAAAAGAAATGGCCTGCCTGGGTAGGCTATATCATCATTATCGGTGCGTGGTTCGCTGCCATTCGATACTATATACTAAATCAAGTAGATCTATATGGAACGATGTATTATCCGTTGATGAATATGTTCCGTACTGAAAGCTATGGTTTTCTCTTTGGTTTATTCTTGGCTATTCCTGTATTCATCGTTCTCAGCTTGTTATACTGGGCGGTTAATAAGATTTGGAGCAAAACGCCAGAGGAGAATAGAACAGGCCGTCGCGCTTTCTTTAGAACGGCAGCCACAGTGGTGCCGTTAGCAACAATCGGTGGTTCTAGCTATGCTGCCTATGTAGGTCAACATGAGATTGAGGTCACTCATGAAAGCTTTGGGTATACGAACTTACCACCTGGCTTAAAGGACTATAAAATCGTTCAACTCAGTGATATCCACGTCGGTCCAAGCATCGATTTAGATGGTCTTGATGAAATTTTAAAGCTCGCCCTTGTAGAGAAGCCTAATCGCGTTGTCATCACTGGTGACTTAATCGATAAAATCGCTTGGTTACCACAAGTCTGTGAAAGATTAACAACCTTTGCAAAACAAATTCCAGACGGCGTCGATTTTATCTTGGGCAATCATGAGTACCATCACGACGTAAATAAGGTACTAGACGAATTGAAACACAATACACCGATGAATATTCTTGTGAATAGCAATATTCAAATTATGGGCGGAAAGCAACCTGTATACATTGCTGGTGTTGCCTATGATAATGATCGAGAAAAAGAAAAACGTGAAGCTATGATCGATAAGGCTTTATCTGGTATTCCGGACTATGCCTTTGTTATCTTATTGGCACATCACCCTGAATTCTTTGAAGAAGCCATTGAACGTAAAATTCCGTTGACCCTCTCTGGTCACACTCACGGTGGTCAAATCGTCTTTATGGGCATGCCGTTGGTACCAACAGGTACACCATATACAAAAGGTCGCTACGTAGAAGAACAAAGCGTGTGCTATGTTAATAATGGCTCAGGACATTGGTTCCCAATCCGTATCAACTGCCCACGAGAAATTACAGTCATTACATTCTTTGACGGAGTAGCTTAG
- a CDS encoding 8-oxo-dGTP diphosphatase: MKPTTLVFPIDEQNRILLGRKKRGFGADKYNGFGGKLEAGESFRDCAIRELFEESGLHGRPEDLECVAAFDFQFPFDESLTHVGYVYFLRTFTGNVEETDEMEPHWLTVDEIPYEHMWDGDRQWLPMLLEGKKLKGPIVFGRDNSTVDKMDLTTVDTVLESEHLARIDLYVNG, translated from the coding sequence ATGAAACCGACGACGCTTGTATTTCCTATTGATGAACAAAATCGTATATTGCTAGGTCGTAAAAAACGTGGTTTCGGGGCTGATAAATATAATGGATTTGGTGGTAAACTCGAGGCTGGTGAAAGCTTCCGAGACTGTGCCATCCGTGAGTTGTTTGAGGAATCTGGCCTTCATGGTCGCCCAGAAGATCTAGAATGTGTAGCAGCTTTTGACTTTCAATTTCCCTTTGATGAAAGCTTAACGCATGTCGGTTATGTGTATTTTTTGCGTACTTTCACAGGCAATGTAGAGGAAACCGACGAAATGGAGCCCCATTGGCTGACAGTAGATGAAATTCCCTACGAGCACATGTGGGATGGTGACCGCCAATGGTTGCCGATGCTACTAGAAGGTAAGAAATTAAAAGGGCCTATCGTATTTGGTCGAGACAATAGCACGGTAGATAAAATGGATTTAACCACCGTCGATACCGTTCTTGAAAGCGAACACTTGGCGCGCATTGATCTATATGTTAATGGTTAA
- the crcB gene encoding fluoride efflux transporter CrcB — MEKYIAVALGGAIGALCRMALGEWVMTKVSSFPYGTVVVNLIGCLIIGLVLGLYMQKPDLPQWARFFLVVGGLGAFTTFSTFAFEMLQLMMSESYVQALFYGFVQVVGGLILCWVGVLLARILCTI; from the coding sequence ATGGAAAAATACATTGCAGTTGCCCTCGGTGGGGCCATTGGAGCATTATGTCGTATGGCTCTTGGTGAATGGGTTATGACAAAGGTGAGCTCCTTTCCGTATGGAACGGTTGTAGTAAACCTCATCGGTTGTCTTATTATTGGTCTTGTACTGGGTCTATATATGCAAAAGCCAGATTTGCCGCAGTGGGCTAGATTTTTCCTAGTTGTAGGTGGTCTAGGTGCATTTACAACCTTCTCTACCTTTGCTTTTGAAATGCTACAACTAATGATGTCTGAGTCCTATGTACAAGCTTTATTCTATGGCTTTGTACAAGTTGTAGGGGGCTTAATCCTTTGCTGGGTGGGTGTACTACTTGCGCGTATACTCTGTACGATCTAA